gctaaatagtctcaggaaggaacttgttgtgTATgcgtacattcaaaagttgtttgtcgtgcaacagaaaactccgattggacagatagtctagctaactgtctggatttaccctgcagagatctgaggagcagttaaccaatCCACAGCAGTCTAGAAtgccaacaaaaagaaagaggaaagtgacggacatccggccgaagTGAGAGACATCTGGAAGGACCGGAACCAAATCCCGGACATGAACGGTTGTCGATATAGTCGACATCAAGGTAAACCACTACAGTAAATCTGGAGTCGGTGGTAGAAGTCGTGTCACTTGATCAGGACAAGATTATTCTCTGAACAGCAGGTTGTCAGTCAAGCAAAGAGTCCTTCAGCATGTGGTCACatatcaaaatagttgattttatttatactgtaatAAAGTTATAAACACATCAGGCAGTGGTTTTACACATCACCATAAAGACATGAATCAGTCAGTCAATCTTGTGGATCACCTTCCAAAGCTAATTACAGTAGAGTGATAATCATTTCTCGAGCCATTCTTCATGTTGCAGAAACTaagaaaaaacaatcagtgGTTTTTCAACAAACCTAAGCTGACCAAACCATGGCTTGATGTCATTTAAATACACGTGGCCCTGTGTCAGAGTGATCATCAGGGAAATGATAGAAACAATGACTAAACATCTCATTTGCAGCTTGGCAAACATAGTTAAAACTTCAAGATCAAGAAcgttaaatcattttaaaaaagcctTACCATTATTAATTTATCCTTCGTATTAACAACTTCCTTCTACAAATTTAGACATCAAGTTAACTAAGCTGGAGAAAGTGATGTAGTCCCCATCTGAACCCATCACACTGATGGAGTTTAAACTAGTCTATGCGCAAACATTCAATGCCTTACTTTACcaaaacaactaaaagaaaTAGGATTTCTGAGAGCAGCTTAAGCAAGAGATGGAGCAAAGGCCTCGGCATGCTTCTACCAGTGCTGTTAGTTTTAGGGCGGGGCGTCCTTCGTCGCGGCCAATCAGAAACTGTAACAACACTGGGCCTTAAAAACTTTAgtgcgtcactttttgacattcaagccatttccaaatgagttgctacaattCTAATTAAGATTATTAGAATAGAGTCTAGTATCGTGTGGATGCacagacagtgttgttgtcattatttagaattcctcatgggggcgacagaaacaacgcactatagctttaactggTCTCTGACCAACTGCATTGGAAGCATACAGAGGTTGAAGCAGAgacactaaaaataaatatttaaagcaaCGGATATTAGCATGGTAAAATTTTTCacggttttctttttttaaatgttatggtGAAACATGCAAATAAGACATCTTGTTAAATATGTGATAATTTGCATACATCTCCAGAACAGAAATGAAACATAAAgccatgttcaaaatgtaaatttcatTTTGTTACCCTTTTAGAGTCAAAAGGTTTTTACAGGGGGGGATTTTGGATATCTTTATAAGCTCACAAATCATATACGGTCAAcagccataaaaaaacaaaacaaaaaatcaaattttcaggaataaaatgttacataaatcaAGTAATAACTGATATGTGAACAAATCTCTGTTAAAACCTTTAGAGTACAGACAGGAATAAATGTAGAAAGCTTGTATGGAAGTGCTACTGAAGTGCAGAGTTTGAGAAAAACTCATTTGGAgaaaactgcttttaaaaagatATGGATTGTCGAATTCCCAAATTCTGAAGACCATACAGGTGGATAGAGTGAAATATTAACAGATATCAGCATTAAACTGTACCAGTTGATTACTTACATCAACTACTTTTGTATTGcaagttttctgaaatgttatgtttaaatatacaaaaaaggCATTGTCTAATTGGTCATAATTGAACTTATGGTGAATTTAGGAGAAATCTACAGACCCAAACAGACAAAGTGTGCAATAAACACCTGAATGcatattttggatgttttcccccactagtctgaaagaagacatgttaGCAAAATACCCCCAAAACTATGTCTCCCCCTAACACTGCAAGATCCTCTCTCTGCTTTGATTGAGTGTCGTGCACGGTCATCACACCGCTTTCAAGGCTATGTTCATGAACTGATCCAAGGACAGCAGTGCTTATCGTTCAGGAACAACTACACTTTCAAGGGTTTTAGGggtttactttactttttgtcaACTATATCTTAATTTCCCAACCCAAACGTAGTCTGCTGTGGAAGTCCACAGTTCTTCTGTGAGATCTGATCTAGTGAAGCTGCACCTGGGATTCATGACTGTCTGATCACACGTGTCATGGTTCTGCTGTTGTCTCCCAGAACGTGGACAAGTCAATGAACTTAGTCAAAAAGGTTTCACCTACAGTACTGTTCATTTGTGTCTCTCTACGTTCAGCCTTGTTTCTAACTTTAGGTCTAGGTCTAGTACACTGAAAGCAACTCAAAGCAATTCAAATGTCCTTGTATGTGTACACATTCTTGGCCAATAAAGATTATACTGATGAGCAGCACATGAAATATCTTATACTATTTTAAGTGATCTGTAAGctagggaaaaaaacaaaacatatgattTACTTCAGCCAAGCAAGGTCTCCTCTACTACAGTCCAAACAAAGCATGGACGAGGCTGGAGACAGATGGTGGAGGCATGGACAAGCTACCAGAGTGCTCTTTTAAAAACTcaattcataaaataataaagacatGAAGAATAGCATAGAACAAcagatttatatttattgtcTTATCTATGTTTCTATTTCATGGCTGCACTGAACATATTCTAAGTTgggtttattttctgtttatgtctGTAAAGCACTCTgttaacttgtttttgaaaactatgtaaattaaaatgattattttgtcCCCACCTTATAGGCGTCTAGCACAGCAGGACAGTGGCATAGAGTTAGCTGGCCCTGGATCAGTTCCCTGTCATTTGGGAAGTTGATGTCTCTTCCATCTTTAATGTTAACCACCATGGCTAGGACTCTGTTTACCCCCAAATACATTGTATGAGCCCAGCATTGTCCTGCTTCTGAATACTGTATAGACTTAAACAGTAACCTGATCTGACGAGTTGGATCAAACCCAAAACTTtgcaacatttaacaaaaacaaccgAAGATTTTATACGTAACACTGACTTTCTCCCAGGTTCTAGAGCTGATCACTCTGCTTGTGTTTGGCTCCCAGTGTATTATCCCACACATGGAAACAATCCCCTTCTGTTGACAATTGAAATGATTTTATGCAACCAAACTCCATTTACCGCTGTTGCAAACTTTTGAATGAGATGTTAAGTCTACATTTGGCCACTTatttaaaggaataaaaaatacacCAAACAAAATGGGCCCAGAAAGCAAGGCACATTGCCAATAGaggttttaaaacagtgtttaaGGGTGGAACTTCCTTTTCCTAACAATTTGACACTCTGTAAATTCTGTGTGACCGTTGAACTAACTGATCCTGAATGAACACTCTTTTTTAAAGCTTCTCTAACAAAGCGGCCTGGCTCAACACTCCATGCTCCATGGATGTGTAGCGTCATCTGTACTGCTTTCATTCCTTCATGAATCACTGCGTCTGCTGATATTCTTTGGTCTGAGAGGGTGTCCCCTCTTAGCAAGGTTCTGTTCACTCTTCAACACCATTGCCATAGTACAGTGTGGACCAGTGTCTCAGCTCCAGCTGACGTCATACTGCGTCCAGCCCTCTGGCGGAGCCAGGACCACCCTCCGACCCCGGAACAGGAAACCCACTATGCCCCTGTAACCTGTACGAGGAACTCCTGATTTCAAATCGTCCATCACCCCCAGTTTTCGAGCAAAGACTTTAAAACTGTCCCGGCTTGAGTACTGCACCCGGAACGGCCCAGGTCCTTTTAAGGTGCCCGCTTGTTGCAGGTCCTCAATCTTCACCAGCGGAGCGCTGTACATCTCTTTTATAAACTTTTCATCATAGTTCTCTTTTAGCAAATAAGACAAATCCTGTTTGGTAAAAGGCACAAATTCAGTGTTTAGCTTAATGTAGCGAAGGTATTGGTCAAAGAACTGACCTAAACTGACGCCTTTGCGGCCAAAGGTGATAGTCCGGGAGATCTCGGGCCGGATGCAGGAGCGTTCCTTACGCTGCTCCGGTTGACGCATCCAGTCGTCCCAGAATGCTGAGGGCCATTTGGGCTCCAGTTCATCCCACATCTCCTTCAGCAGCATCCAGCCCAGACCGGGGAAGAAGTCTGTTCTGTAGAGGAGGTGGGCTTTAGAGGGATCCACCAAGGCCTCTCTGCCGTTATCATTCCAGGCTGAAGCACACCACAGGGTGGGGTCAGCGCGCAGGATCGGGTACAGGGCTCGGAAATACTCAAAGAAGTCTGGGGCCACCTGAGGGGACAGAGATGCACGGGGGTGAGCTGTGGCTTCAGAGATACAGTCCCAACTTACCAAAAGaatcattcaaaataaattaaaatattctgtgtataaaatgtataatttttccCCCCAGGCAGGATCATGATCCAATCATGATTCTTTTTCATGTTAGTTTGAGACTATTTTCCAAGTTACTTAATAGAACAACCAAACAAATTTCTAGGATTAAAAAATATAGCCCTACAAGCTAACACAACACCAAGTTccgttattacatttttgtttttaatgtattggttactttttcaaatatttgtcaGTTACAAAAGGGGCTCATTGCATGGGTGAAATCTAAACTCAAATGCAAGTCTCCTTCAAAAACAATCCAAGACACACTGTAGGGTTTGTGACCAATTAAACCGAATACTCTCTGGTCTAACTCAGCCACAATCCGTCGGCACATTACGTTTAAAGACCAAAGTTATAAtcgttaacaaaaacaaataaaataaaagaaaatacgTGGGAATAAACATTGTCGTTAActtttgctttcacaaaatatatacacacaagatttttgataaataatcatcagtaatgtggacataatgactaGGTGGGCaaaagtaaataatagaacagttgcAACAGTcaggtaagttcagaaaatgacatcactttactgtaatgcagcctttaaaaccaggaaaagacttaTCCACGATAtgcaaaatctaagacgatatctagtctcatatcacaatattgatttaatatcgatttattgcccagctctacagTTATTTACTGTTAACACCAGCTGTCGCGCCACTCAAGGTGGAGCTACTTTAGTTTActccagtggttcccaacctaggGGCCAGGCCCCTCCAAAAGGTCCCAAGATGAACCTGAGGGGTCATGACATGAGTAATGGAGTGGGAGACAAGGTAAAACTAGATTTTGCTACATAAATTTGtatccattttttgttttgtgaaatataaCTGTACCTTCTCAGGGATTCAAACGgtaattaataaatgaaaccatgtgagAAATATAAAGGGGAAATGCCTCTTTAGTGGAGCGGCTAAGAATTCATAGACACCAGAAATGTGACAAATGGCATCAACTAGTCACAAGTTGTGAGTCACCACACTGCTGCTTTTACCACTTCTACTCTCAAGCCTGGAAAGGGAGGGCTGAAGTACAGTATCCTTGTAATATCCAAGAGTAAAGTGGAACCATTTGGACTTGTCATTAAGATGTCTTAAAAGTTATGAGACCAGTTTGGCAACAGTTAATGCAGTACGAAGGTGATTAGGGCTTTTAGACATTGACTGTGTTATTGCAACATCCCTGGTTCCCTTTGTTGCAAAGCCATATCCATCTCTCAAACTCTCAACTACTTATTGTCATCTATCTACTGTCAGCTATCAAAAAGGCAAACACTAATGAAACACActataaaaattacattttgtgcatttgAACAATCGGCTGCAGTCTGCTGTCTGTAGGATGGGTCCACTGGTGGGTCCAGCAGGGCTGAAGAGGTTAAATCAACTTTAACTCTGTCAATTTagagagatttaaaaaacaaacagtgagagTTGGTGCCTGAGTTGTCTAAGTAAACTCAGATTTTCCCTGCTCATTGGCAAAATAATTGCTGATTCAGAGGGCAGTTTCTCCCTCGAACTGCGGGTTGAGGTCAAAGTTACTTTGAATTTCCTGTAACTTTTTTCCTGCTGCTTAAGCACTTTTTACCAGCCAAATGTTCAGCGGATGTTTCTTATCCACTTCTAACAGCTGGAAGGAGGAGTTTTACCAATCCAATGTCAACCTCTTTGTTCAGTGCAGGCACATATAATCCAATCATCGTATAAATGTGCTAATCTCAACCGCTAACCATTCCGAATAACGGATATTCTGCTGTGATctaaaacccacacacacagccgtaCATTGTCTCTGCTGTGCAATGGTTCTATCTGGAAACCAGCCTGGgttttgtgtgaaaacacaaaaaaactggatACTGGTAGGCGGCAATTGTCTCACAAAGTCTTAATAAGCTGCTCCGGTTACATTTTGAACAGACCGCCTTAAGTGAGGAATATGTGAGACAAATGTGGGACCAGCTCCAGCCATCATTTACCCACATTTGAATGGAAGCCACATGTAATTACACTTTTACTACAGAAAAGCTAGCTAACATTTTCAATCCTGCCAGACATACCAGTGGGAGCATAATTACAAACTCATGCTGTGTCTCCAGGCACTGTTTAACCCGCagacttttactttgttttaattatgcTGAATTAATGATGCTGAATTATACCTGGAGTCTGTGCACAAATGAATGTGCATGTGCAATTAGCACTCTTTCCATCTGATGGAATGGTGCAGTCAGAAAAGCAAAGGGCCTTGTTTTATTCTTTCACTCAATGTAAAACATCACACTGCTGCAACGACCAATGAAATGgaacaaacaattaaatattaTGCTGGCATACAGATGTTCATACTAACCTTTAAAGGCTTTTCAGACCAAACATGAACAACttgtgcaaataaataaataaattaaaaaaaatcacaagtcGAACCCATCTAACTAAGAGAGCACagactgactttttttgaaggACTAGTTAAAAACAGAACTACTGTTAGTCCTCGTTGCTGCCATGTTGTTTGTACATCTCAATGGAAAACGTGCGGAGGAGGGCTAAGCCCATTTGGAAATACAGGAGCACAGAGGGGAGCGGCAGGTGGTGTTAAGGAGAAAATcgattttcattttaataaaatcgACAATAACTACACATTCAAATGAACCGTTAAATTGAtttatcgcccagccctagggTTATGTtagcttaccggctggtagcatgcagctaatgGGACTTCATGGTGTGCAAACAACAAACATCGGCCAAATAGAAAATTCTACAACGGTTTTGCAATCCctagtgtgtgtcagtgagtaGGAAGTTAGCAGTAAAACTAAAGTCGCTTCCTGCCCTGAGCTGAAGGTCTGAGtctgtctgagagagagagagagagagagagagagagagagagagagagaaagagagagagagagagagagatttaaaactaaactttttGCCTTGGCAACTCTTGGTCTAGTTGTCTGAATCAGAGGGGAATGGGTGGAGCTCATGGGTTCCACCCATTCCCCACTGATTCGGGTGCAGGGGATTGACTGAATGGCTTGATACTTAGCTGTCAACTCGATTTGATCAGCTCTGAAACAGGTTGAGTTTTCTAAGCACACCCCCAGGAACAGTGGGCTTTTAAGTCAATTTAGGACAACTTCCTGGTCCGACAGGGGCCTACAAAGCATTATTGTAGCCAAACGCAAGCATGGGGAAAGGAGCAGCTGAAAAATGGATCGTCATCCCTTTAAAGTTAATCGTTTCCCTTTCGGAATTGAATCCATTGTGTCCGATAACATttgaaaagtcttaaaaagttgcatgattaaattatttttatcccATTCAAGTTAGAGAAGGGCTAAACTGGAAGACAGCCGGCTTAGTGCGCATGCTCTATGGGTGCTGGGGCCCCGGTGGAGGCTTCACCAAGCTTGGGGTGAATGCCTCGAGTCAGTAAATAGAGTCAGACGTCCCATCCCTACATCAGCTCTACAAATGGATTCCCCCATCTCTGCAGAGTCCAGCGGTGTAGGTATGTGGGGAAAAGAAAACTGAAGGGAAAAGGATGGTGGGCAGATGAAAGTAGTTTGTAAGTAAACACTAAAATGACGTCAAGTAGAATTGAAAGTTACACTGTCATTCCGTGGGAAAGGGGTCTGAGGGGACACTGGAGCCTCAGACAAAAATATTGTTGTAATTCTGGGCAGTGGTTTCAAATGCTTTATCGGCTCTTCTAGACATTAATAGCACCACGAGGGAGACACTCCACGTACCATCTAACAATCTCTTTAAGCTCAGATGAATGGGAATTGTGGATGTGGGTGTCGGCTTACAACAATATCTTCAACATTGTTAGCAGCTCTCTGCCCAAGCCTCCAACATAAAAGGTCCGATACCGGGGATGTGATAAGGTGAGTGATACTCTCCTGTAGCCAGGAGTGCCTATTCATTGCAGTCCTTGCCCCATTTACTTCTGAAATCCATACCCTCCTAATTTTGGGAAATGATACGAGCTGTGCACcaacaaaatgtatataaatgtagGTTTAGCAAGCtaatattatgtatttatgaTGTGTAAACTACAGCTTTTAAAATCTAGGttaacaaattaaatacatgTCAGCTGCCAATGGCGGTTTGCTGAACTAGACACACTTCACTACAATCTCTCATCTCTACAtgctatttgaaaaaaaggaatgtggGTGAATTTTTATCAAAGGAAACAGTGCCACTCTGACACTACTAGATAAAACAAATCAAGTGCAACATAACCAAAAGCCACACTGTCCATGATTATTCTGTATTCATGTACCTCTAGAAGAAAAACCTATTCTGGAATTTAGTGTGTTGCTGAAATGTTGGCGAGAAGGGATATTATAGTGCGGCTCAGGTTATGTGACCTTAATCATATGCTGAAAACCTGCTCCTACTGCTGCATATCTTACACATAAACCCGCCAAAGCTTTAGTTCTGAATCTGCTTGGAGAGACTGTTCGATGCCACCAATTGGCCAATATTAACATCTATCATATTAACATCAATATTAACGTTTAGGACTAATCAGGTTAGCGAGGGAGAGATCACTAAGCTTTAGGGCCCGACAGATTAAGGATTTTGAAATCCTGTTTTCACCATGTGtatttaggtctctgttttagctacagagtaagacatctcacttgttaactacttctatactatctttgttgggagacagacatgcgcagtagctaggtaagatcacatcagctagataactctttctccaaccttggtcagtacaaggcaggattagctgggagacttcatCTAAGCGAGGGGCACTTCCACACGTGGAATACCtgtagaacagggacatggaagtagttcttttggagattatggtgaagtagtgtgtgttgtagcagtgttttgctattGAGAACAAGTGTCACTAAAACGAGAATAGCTGGTCCAACTTAAAGCCAGCCCACCTTAAGCTAGTGAGCCAGTGCTGATGCTAGCTCTGTAGCTAACCCCTTCGCTTTGTCCAGCAGCTAGCAGCGAGACAAAACTTGGCTCGGGTCTGAGGAGTAGCAGCATTTATTTGACGACAGATAAACCTTCCAAAGACTGCATTGCTACGTTCACAGCTATAGCCGATGCCTGTATTGACCACTGGACACACTGTACAGACCTCTCCTGTGTCATTACCCTCAAACGAcccaataaaagcaaaatgcgACAATGACAATGCCTACTGTAATGCATGGTTATGTAATGAGAGCACTCACCTCAAGGTCATCCTCCACTATGACCACAGTAGACTGGGAGAACGTGTTGAACACTTGGTTGAGTGCCCAGTGGTAATGTCGGGCAATTTTGTAGTAGCCCTGGAACTTCCTGTGCTCTGGCCGAACTCTGATGTCCGACAGGTCCGGTTGTTTTATGTGCCTTACTTGATCGCCATAAGAGCTGATCACACGAGCCGTCTCGGCGTGGCCGCAGTCTTGGCTGACAATGATTGGATATTGTTCTGGAGAAGGGCGGTATTGTATCAGTTTGTCAAGGCTACGTTTTACCGTCACTCTGTCGCAAGCAATAACTAGGATGGGAATGATGACATCCGGGCTGGCATCCGAAGTCGCTGGTTTATTGTTCTCACCAGcctcttcccttttttcaatgtcctGGTGCTGTTCTAACTTGGAGGCTGAAGCTACTGTGTAAACAGCCTTCTGTGTAGGTTTTATTTGAGTTTGGTCCCGATCATCCAAACTGTCTTTTGGAGGAGGCGGAGGCTTCTGTGACTGGTGGACGACCTCTTGTTTGACATCTTTTGTATTGTCCGTTTCTCTTTTCCCGACGTCTTTCTGCCGAGCCCACACTGCCCTGTGACTTTCAATCTGCTTCAGTAGTTTTTTCTGGGTCTCAAGCTGAACTTCAACCTCCTCTGCCAGACGGATCACCTCCCCAGCCAGGTTGACCCGGCCTCCTTTCCCTCTGCCCACACCCCACTCCTCCTGTCCTCCTGGTTCCGCTCCTCCACCTTCCCCAAGGCGGCCGATGGGAGGACGACCCCAAAGATAAAGTAGAAGCAAGGCATTCCAGGCGACAAACAAGAAAGCACCGCATAGTATAAGAGAACCTTTCTTGCGAACCATGGCCCAATGACACTTGAAAAGGGATAGGGTCGTGGAAAAGGCTGCAGGTAGTGGGGTGTTAGAACCAGAGGGAGAATCCTACAAACTGAGGTGGCAATCTCAGATGGGCAGGAAGTTGATATCAGATcacattgtaattttttctcttttgactcATCCTATCTTTTAGTCAGGAGGGTGTCAGGAGGAGGATTGtccaatttaaaatgaattcacaTGATCCTACTCTGGAATGCATGCATTCCATGAAATCCCATATAAAGGCCCTAAGACAAGTCACACAAAGTCAAGCAAGGGGAAGTTGCAAAAGTGCAGATggtagtaaaataaaaaagggggggggggggctacttTGGGTTGAGGGAATGTGACTCCTTGGATATTACCCTTCAGCCAACATCCTGAAAACAGAGCAGGAGAACAAACTGTCAGCAGAATGAATGCAGCTCATTtgaactttaaataaaacagaaacacaagccCCATTCAGACATGCACTGTACATTTCTGTAATATTGAAGGGAAATAAATAGTCATACTGTCtgcaaaagcacacacaaaatgatCACGTTCTTAGGTATGACATGTGACATTAATGTGAACATGGGTGGGCTGGCTACTGGTCAGAAATCTAAATTAGCACCCCTAGACTGAACCAGAGGTTGCAGCCTCTTATGTGCCAGGGATCGATATATTCCTAGAACAATTAGGCTCTTACTGTTTTACACAGTGCTTAATCTACAGtggttttatttgcatattATGAACTAGGTGGCAACAAAGtctaattatattaatatactAATGTATTTTAACTTTCAGACCAGTTCACAAAACGTTTCCCTTTTCTCCCGTTCCATCAGGTCCATTTCAAACGCAACTCACACTGGACTCAGTTGGCAGTAATGGCAAATTGTATGAAAATACCAGGCCTGTCACCTGTCACATCTCTCCAGAACCACTAAAGACGTCAACAGCAATTTCGGCTTTTCACCTAACAGCTGACAACAAAGGCtaattgtaaaaatatacataagagacaataaaagacagttTCAGAACTACAACAGCAACTCACAGCGATTTCAgctaatcatttaaaaaaaatttacattaGAGATTAGACCAACAAGAACAAAACTATTTCAACGTGAGCAAGTActgtttttgattttatattattttcagCACAAGACAAGGTTTTCTTCCTGGGcttcaatataaaaaacaaacaaacaaaaaaacatgtatgcatccaaaacaatgtacacatgttccaagAAATGATATAACGGGTACAAAAggattgtgctacattcctgtTACGTTgaagttgtttgtttgttatctACCAGATGAAATATCAACTGGGATTTCGGTACCTCATCACggtgccacttaaatgtctgCGGTGCTCTCTGTTGCTCCAAAACAGGggttagaggcaacagaatcATCGCTGCCTGTCACGCTAGACACACTAATAACACGTTACACAGCTgctaatgctaacattagctacagTAGTAACTGGATTAACAAGgctaaaatgcaacaacaacaaaaaatgaaaaataaacggTGTAGTATGACTGTATctcactgtagaggattccaaaAGTGTGACATTTTGCCGCTAAAGCTATGAGCTAACAGACAAACTAGCACTGGtaactgctgttgtctgaaaacaacacagacgggacaaaatgttgcgtttactgttaaactggtaaaccttgtgaccgactgctatctgttgagttgtctccatctagaaactaagctgtgcggtgcagggaactactcatGATgaactggctcatgatcagacagtggtttacggagcggtagattggctttgcaaaaaaataaaaaacctaaTGTCTATGAACGCATTGACGCATTTAAATTATCGCTccatcacgcaaatttgattatGGGATGacaaaattcagatttttttaattttttattcttatgtatgtgtgatattcTTATCTAtgcatatgtgtttgttgtgttatggttatCTTGCTAATGAAAGCCTAAAATGTCCTTCAAAATGAATAAAGGTATCTATCAAACTATCTCAAAATACaatcatgaacctgaaaatgagcataatatgggcacttcaATATTTAAGTTACACTCTCACACATTGCACTAGTTTGCCACTTGCTCACTGCAATCTGACTGATCTTAATGAGAATAACGAGCAGTGATACGGTCTTCCAACTCCCAACACTTACTGTCCCAGGGTGGACCACTCAGTGCAGCTTAGTCTAATCTATTATACACACCATANNNNNNNNNNNNNNNNNNNNNNNNNNNNNNNNNNNNNNNNNNNNNNNNNNNNNNNNNNNNNNNNNNNNNNNNNNNNNNNNNNNNNNNNNNNNNNNNNNNNCCCCCCCCgaggaaaaaaaagacctgcACTATGTACATACAAACATTCAAAGCTAAATCATTGCACTAGGGAAGAGACATCTCAGAAGTGTATATCTAAAATCTGAGTTAGTTGACAAAACCTTGGTTTGCAATTTGGCTGAAGTGACCCTTTTAATTGGCTCCCTATTTAGTGCCTGACTAGTGTATATCCG
The genomic region above belongs to Etheostoma cragini isolate CJK2018 chromosome 14, CSU_Ecrag_1.0, whole genome shotgun sequence and contains:
- the mgat1b gene encoding alpha-1,3-mannosyl-glycoprotein 2-beta-N-acetylglucosaminyltransferase b, which produces MVRKKGSLILCGAFLFVAWNALLLLYLWGRPPIGRLGEGGGAEPGGQEEWGVGRGKGGRVNLAGEVIRLAEEVEVQLETQKKLLKQIESHRAVWARQKDVGKRETDNTKDVKQEVVHQSQKPPPPPKDSLDDRDQTQIKPTQKAVYTVASASKLEQHQDIEKREEAGENNKPATSDASPDVIIPILVIACDRVTVKRSLDKLIQYRPSPEQYPIIVSQDCGHAETARVISSYGDQVRHIKQPDLSDIRVRPEHRKFQGYYKIARHYHWALNQVFNTFSQSTVVIVEDDLEVAPDFFEYFRALYPILRADPTLWCASAWNDNGREALVDPSKAHLLYRTDFFPGLGWMLLKEMWDELEPKWPSAFWDDWMRQPEQRKERSCIRPEISRTITFGRKGVSLGQFFDQYLRYIKLNTEFVPFTKQDLSYLLKENYDEKFIKEMYSAPLVKIEDLQQAGTLKGPGPFRVQYSSRDSFKVFARKLGVMDDLKSGVPRTGYRGIVGFLFRGRRVVLAPPEGWTQYDVSWS